A genomic window from Paenibacillus sp. FSL K6-0276 includes:
- a CDS encoding CHAD domain-containing protein encodes MTVDQLMKERQLTKTRQWEQALNLLYIDFWDYSHDALSKFDGEDIHQARVNCRKLLTLLSILDPGHALGLYPLFEKAQKRLGKVRDADVLIESFKTKCKQAKEVGDTKTAELLKAVIDHQKDKRKTYRKKLADELPKLINEDLDEKWKTFLSEQLEARVAKKDVNVVMRELEVAYEQKKKACKAIFRGHDAESEAAFDSLHQLRMAAKELRYTASAAAFALNQKFHAHEEIYKQIQDQLGLINDKRLWLETLNAIGREELDIGKKTWNTFTAQLKTEVLDALHQNDVIPITNQTK; translated from the coding sequence ATGACGGTGGACCAGCTGATGAAGGAACGACAGTTAACCAAGACAAGACAATGGGAACAGGCACTTAACCTGCTGTATATTGACTTTTGGGATTACAGCCATGATGCACTTAGCAAATTCGATGGTGAGGACATTCACCAAGCAAGAGTAAACTGCCGCAAGCTATTAACACTGCTATCCATTCTCGACCCTGGTCATGCTTTGGGACTGTATCCCCTATTTGAGAAAGCCCAAAAGAGATTAGGCAAAGTCAGAGATGCAGACGTTCTCATTGAATCGTTTAAGACCAAATGCAAACAGGCTAAGGAAGTCGGCGATACAAAGACAGCAGAACTGTTAAAGGCTGTGATCGACCACCAAAAGGACAAGCGCAAAACTTACCGTAAGAAGCTGGCCGATGAGCTGCCTAAGCTAATCAATGAGGATCTGGATGAGAAGTGGAAAACCTTCCTAAGCGAACAGCTTGAGGCCCGAGTAGCAAAAAAGGATGTCAACGTTGTCATGCGTGAACTCGAGGTAGCTTACGAGCAGAAGAAAAAAGCTTGCAAAGCCATATTTCGTGGGCATGATGCAGAATCAGAAGCAGCCTTCGACTCGCTGCACCAGCTGAGAATGGCCGCTAAGGAACTGCGATATACCGCTAGTGCAGCTGCTTTTGCGTTAAATCAGAAATTCCATGCCCATGAGGAAATATATAAACAGATTCAAGATCAACTTGGCCTGATTAACGATAAGCGTCTTTGGCTGGAAACACTAAACGCTATTGGACGTGAAGAACTGGATATCGGCAAAAAAACATGGAATACCTTCACTGCTCAATTAAAAACCGAAGTCCTCGATGCGCTACATCAAAATGATGTCATACCTATCACAAATCAGACGAAGTAA
- a CDS encoding carbon-nitrogen family hydrolase — translation MRISLIQLDIAFGNPTMNYAAAAYKISEAAAVAPDCLILPELWTTGYDLTRLEDIGDPEGKITKEFISSLAKQYSINIIAGSVASKRASGVTNSMFVFNRSGDLVGAYNKLHLFQLMNEHLYLQPGEDKGLFTLEGTLCAGLICYDIRFPEWVRAHTAQGAEILFISAEWPLSRLSHWRALLISRAIENQCYVVACNRAGSDPANIFAGHSMIIDPWGDILCEASEAEEILTGDIDLHKVREIRAQIPIFADRRPDLYD, via the coding sequence ATGAGAATATCGCTTATTCAGCTGGATATAGCATTTGGTAATCCCACTATGAATTATGCTGCCGCAGCATATAAAATTAGTGAAGCAGCTGCTGTGGCTCCCGATTGCCTTATCCTCCCTGAGCTTTGGACCACTGGCTATGATCTAACCAGACTAGAAGATATTGGCGATCCAGAAGGAAAAATTACCAAGGAATTCATCTCTAGCTTGGCTAAACAATACAGCATCAATATCATCGCTGGTTCAGTAGCTAGCAAGCGTGCTTCCGGTGTAACCAATAGTATGTTTGTATTTAATCGATCAGGAGATCTCGTTGGCGCGTACAATAAGCTGCATTTGTTTCAGCTAATGAATGAACACCTGTATTTGCAGCCTGGAGAAGACAAAGGACTCTTCACATTGGAAGGTACGTTATGTGCGGGGCTGATCTGTTATGATATCCGATTTCCAGAGTGGGTTCGGGCCCATACTGCGCAAGGAGCGGAAATCTTGTTTATCAGTGCAGAATGGCCTCTCTCTAGGCTGTCCCATTGGCGTGCGCTACTGATCAGCCGAGCCATCGAGAACCAATGTTATGTGGTAGCTTGCAACCGTGCAGGCAGCGACCCTGCCAATATCTTTGCTGGGCATTCCATGATTATTGATCCTTGGGGAGATATTTTATGTGAAGCTTCTGAAGCGGAAGAAATCCTAACGGGGGATATCGATTTACATAAGGTGCGTGAAATTCGAGCGCAGATTCCGATTTTTGCAGACAGACGTCCGGACTTATATGATTAA
- a CDS encoding MarR family winged helix-turn-helix transcriptional regulator — translation MTEHYPEEDRIFELLQALNKGICPKFERCAGISPTRLRLLHELFQVDEVSQITLQKGMDIDAAAVTRHLKGMEESGTITRRNNPVDNRVTLVSLTDQGRERMLQYSEEKRRFVATLLTGFNDQERTVLIDMLNRLQSNINLL, via the coding sequence TTGACGGAGCACTATCCTGAGGAAGACCGCATATTTGAACTGCTGCAGGCATTGAACAAGGGAATCTGTCCGAAATTCGAACGATGTGCTGGGATCAGTCCCACACGGCTTCGCCTCCTGCATGAACTATTCCAGGTAGATGAAGTCAGCCAAATTACTCTGCAAAAGGGCATGGATATAGATGCGGCCGCCGTCACTCGGCACTTGAAGGGGATGGAAGAAAGCGGAACGATCACTCGCCGCAACAACCCAGTAGATAACAGGGTTACATTGGTCTCATTAACGGATCAAGGGCGGGAAAGAATGCTTCAATATAGCGAAGAGAAGAGGCGATTTGTCGCTACTCTGCTTACTGGCTTTAACGATCAGGAGCGAACAGTGCTCATAGATATGCTTAATCGTCTGCAATCTAATATCAATCTGTTGTAA
- a CDS encoding nitroreductase family protein codes for MNATQTNTQTNDFKEIITGRRSIRKYDPSVKISKEEMTQILTEATLAPSSVNMQPWRFLVIESDEAKATLAPLARFNNVQVETSAAMIAIFGDLNNFDYAEEIYGTAVERGLMPAEVKENQLARLSAHFSNLPREVNKDTVLIDGALVAMQLMLVARAHGYDTNPIGGYEKDQIAEAFGMDKDRYVPVMLLSIGKAVDAGYPSVRLPIDKIAEWK; via the coding sequence ATGAACGCTACACAAACAAACACACAAACAAATGATTTTAAAGAAATTATTACGGGTCGTCGCTCTATCCGCAAATACGATCCATCCGTTAAGATCAGCAAAGAAGAGATGACACAGATTCTTACTGAGGCTACTCTTGCACCTTCTTCTGTGAACATGCAGCCTTGGCGGTTTCTCGTCATTGAAAGTGATGAAGCCAAAGCTACTTTAGCACCTCTCGCTCGTTTTAATAACGTACAGGTTGAGACCTCTGCAGCTATGATTGCCATTTTCGGTGATTTGAACAATTTCGATTATGCTGAGGAGATTTATGGTACAGCTGTTGAACGTGGACTAATGCCTGCTGAAGTAAAAGAAAACCAATTGGCTAGATTATCCGCTCACTTCTCTAATTTGCCACGTGAAGTTAACAAAGACACCGTGCTCATCGATGGTGCGCTTGTTGCGATGCAGTTGATGTTGGTTGCTCGTGCACATGGTTACGATACGAACCCAATTGGTGGTTATGAGAAAGATCAAATCGCAGAAGCGTTTGGCATGGACAAAGATCGTTATGTTCCTGTGATGTTACTTTCCATTGGTAAGGCTGTTGATGCAGGTTATCCATCTGTCCGTTTGCCTATCGATAAGATTGCTGAGTGGAAATAA
- a CDS encoding putative quinol monooxygenase, with protein MVIIHAVLKVNPERREQFLAESKTLLSATHAEEGHLSYELYENAGEANSFIMVETWRDAEAVSSHNTSPHFTAFSAKAGEFLAAPLDVKVFSAEQVK; from the coding sequence ATGGTCATTATCCATGCTGTACTAAAAGTGAATCCGGAACGTCGCGAACAGTTTTTGGCTGAGTCTAAAACGCTACTCTCTGCTACTCACGCTGAAGAGGGACATCTCTCTTACGAGCTGTATGAGAATGCTGGAGAAGCAAATTCATTTATTATGGTTGAGACATGGCGCGACGCTGAAGCGGTATCTAGCCACAATACGAGCCCTCATTTTACCGCGTTCTCAGCTAAAGCGGGTGAATTCTTGGCTGCGCCACTAGACGTAAAAGTATTTAGCGCAGAACAAGTGAAATAA
- a CDS encoding metalloregulator ArsR/SmtB family transcription factor: MNTEIQQFKTEFFKALAHPMRIRILELLSEGEKNVNELQAILGSEGSAVSQQLAVLRAKNVVASVKEGTTVIYSLRDPLIKDLLVVAKQIFDNHLVNTISLLEGMRSE, encoded by the coding sequence ATGAACACCGAAATTCAGCAATTTAAGACCGAATTCTTCAAAGCGCTGGCTCATCCAATGCGTATTCGTATTCTGGAGCTGCTCAGCGAAGGCGAGAAGAATGTAAATGAACTGCAGGCGATTCTAGGTTCGGAAGGCTCTGCTGTATCCCAGCAATTAGCTGTTTTACGTGCTAAGAATGTAGTAGCCAGTGTAAAAGAAGGCACCACAGTGATCTATTCGTTACGTGATCCTCTGATTAAAGATCTTCTAGTCGTTGCCAAGCAAATATTTGATAACCATCTGGTGAATACCATTTCATTGCTCGAAGGTATGCGCAGCGAATAA
- a CDS encoding SulP family inorganic anion transporter yields MTGWGRYKGYNMNAFRKDLISGTIVGVIAIPLGMAFAIASGVKPEYGIYTTIVAGICISLFGGSKFQIGGPTGAFIPILFAIAMEYGYENLLIAGMMAGVILLLMGLLKLGVLIKFIPRPVTIGFTAGIAVIIFTGQIANFLGLRDIERHESFVDNMKEIGLHLSTVNGYSILTAVICLAVVILAIRFAPKIPGSLVGLLCATVIAALFFSGKVTTIGSAYGDIPNRLPSFRFPNITWERITMLIRPAFIIAMLGAIESLLSAVVADGMTSSRHNSNRELIGQGIANIAAPLFGGIPATGAIARTATNIKSGGVSPISGIVHGVVVFLILLLFAPYASSIPLAAMAPILMVVAWNMSERKEFIHLLKIKTGDSLVLFITFLLTIFADLTLAVEVGLILAVILFVKRMGEVHLVTKVLPDPNSVKVEAHMVTESHDCPQIGIYTVEGPLFFGAAYRFDDTMPSYGSDQPRIILMRMGKVPFMDTTGESNLAELVRHLQAVGGKLMISGIQPQPLELLKRTGLYDTIGEAQFYQHTGEAINDALSSIDYSKCIGCSHAAFRECSAFSCMEDAGGLRGLKGRKKPVIAPELNGGL; encoded by the coding sequence ATGACAGGGTGGGGCCGGTATAAAGGCTACAACATGAATGCATTTCGTAAGGATTTGATTTCGGGGACAATCGTCGGTGTTATTGCCATTCCTTTGGGGATGGCTTTTGCTATTGCTTCCGGTGTAAAACCGGAGTATGGAATTTATACAACGATAGTCGCGGGGATATGTATTTCATTGTTCGGGGGCTCAAAATTTCAGATTGGTGGGCCGACAGGTGCATTTATTCCTATTCTGTTCGCCATTGCAATGGAGTATGGCTATGAGAACCTGCTAATAGCAGGGATGATGGCAGGGGTTATTCTACTCCTCATGGGATTATTAAAACTAGGTGTATTGATTAAGTTTATTCCGAGGCCGGTTACGATTGGGTTCACAGCGGGAATAGCGGTCATTATCTTCACCGGACAGATTGCTAATTTCCTTGGTTTAAGGGATATAGAGCGGCACGAGAGTTTTGTAGATAATATGAAAGAGATTGGGCTTCATCTATCGACGGTGAATGGATACAGTATCCTGACCGCCGTGATTTGTCTTGCCGTGGTCATCCTAGCGATCCGATTCGCTCCGAAGATACCTGGATCATTGGTAGGCCTTCTGTGCGCGACTGTGATAGCTGCGCTATTCTTTAGCGGCAAGGTGACTACGATTGGCTCTGCTTACGGAGATATTCCTAATAGATTACCAAGCTTCCGATTTCCGAACATAACGTGGGAACGGATTACAATGCTGATTCGTCCGGCCTTCATCATCGCGATGCTCGGTGCTATAGAGTCATTGTTATCCGCTGTCGTAGCTGATGGAATGACGAGTAGCCGCCATAATAGCAATCGTGAGCTGATAGGTCAGGGAATCGCGAATATTGCCGCTCCATTGTTCGGAGGGATACCGGCCACAGGTGCAATTGCTAGAACAGCAACGAACATCAAGAGTGGTGGTGTTTCTCCGATCTCAGGGATCGTTCACGGTGTTGTGGTGTTTCTAATTCTCCTGTTGTTCGCACCCTATGCTTCTAGTATTCCTCTGGCTGCAATGGCACCTATCTTAATGGTGGTTGCCTGGAATATGAGTGAACGCAAAGAATTTATTCATTTGCTTAAGATCAAAACCGGCGATTCCTTGGTGTTATTCATCACTTTCTTGCTAACGATATTTGCAGATTTAACGCTGGCTGTAGAGGTGGGTTTGATTCTTGCGGTCATTCTGTTTGTGAAACGAATGGGAGAGGTTCATTTGGTAACCAAAGTACTGCCTGATCCAAATTCCGTTAAGGTAGAGGCACATATGGTTACGGAGAGTCATGATTGTCCGCAAATTGGAATTTACACGGTGGAGGGTCCGCTGTTTTTTGGCGCTGCTTATCGATTCGATGATACGATGCCAAGCTATGGCTCGGATCAACCCAGAATTATATTAATGCGGATGGGAAAAGTACCATTCATGGATACCACCGGAGAATCCAATTTAGCAGAACTGGTGCGGCATTTACAAGCAGTTGGAGGGAAGCTAATGATCTCCGGCATTCAGCCACAGCCGCTTGAGCTACTCAAGAGAACTGGACTGTATGACACCATAGGTGAGGCGCAGTTTTATCAGCATACCGGAGAAGCGATTAATGATGCACTTAGCAGCATCGATTACAGCAAGTGCATTGGATGTAGTCATGCCGCTTTTAGGGAGTGTTCTGCATTCTCCTGTATGGAAGATGCAGGGGGTCTGCGTGGCTTGAAAGGGCGTAAGAAACCTGTAATTGCACCAGAACTAAATGGTGGTCTCTGA
- a CDS encoding DUF1361 domain-containing protein: MKELNYPKVFMLLAGLSVATLAVYRVVSLQTDSFYAFLIWNLFLAWIPFLFSMAAYELDKRKIGGLLLVPLGVAWLLFFPNAPYLMTDLVHLTIRKSRYIVDGTIQNRYWYDMVTLLLFTWSGWLTGFFSLYQFQTVVYRKSSLLFSWVFVLAACVLGGYGVLLGRVYRLNSWDVLTDRHQLYQLVMDSLNRQSVFFSLFIAFVLLVIYSTMYCLLNGLGTGERGRISKGKRG; the protein is encoded by the coding sequence ATGAAGGAATTGAATTATCCAAAGGTGTTTATGCTCTTGGCAGGTCTGTCTGTGGCGACATTGGCCGTATATCGTGTAGTGTCACTTCAGACGGATTCGTTTTATGCTTTCTTAATCTGGAATTTGTTTCTGGCCTGGATTCCGTTCCTGTTCTCTATGGCTGCTTATGAACTGGATAAAAGGAAGATAGGTGGCTTACTGCTTGTTCCGCTAGGCGTCGCTTGGCTACTGTTCTTTCCGAACGCGCCTTATCTCATGACGGATCTGGTGCATCTAACGATAAGAAAAAGCAGATACATCGTGGATGGCACCATTCAGAATCGTTACTGGTATGACATGGTTACCCTCCTGTTATTCACATGGAGCGGTTGGTTGACCGGGTTCTTCTCTTTATATCAATTCCAGACGGTTGTTTATCGCAAAAGCAGCCTGCTATTCTCTTGGGTATTCGTACTCGCAGCATGTGTGCTTGGGGGGTATGGTGTACTGCTTGGCCGAGTCTACAGGCTTAATAGCTGGGACGTACTGACAGACCGGCATCAGTTGTATCAACTGGTTATGGATAGCTTGAATCGTCAGTCGGTATTTTTTAGCTTGTTTATTGCCTTTGTATTGCTGGTCATCTACTCTACGATGTACTGTTTGCTAAATGGTCTTGGAACCGGTGAAAGAGGGCGGATCTCCAAGGGTAAACGAGGTTAA
- a CDS encoding MGMT family protein: protein MTPFTEQVIRIIQSIPEGKVMTYGGIARAAGSPRGARQVVRILHSMSRKYKLPWHRVINAKGMISLTEDESSSVQKLYLQEEGIIFDEKGAVDLKQFQFDPECMD, encoded by the coding sequence ATGACACCATTTACGGAACAAGTGATACGTATCATACAGTCCATACCAGAAGGTAAAGTGATGACCTATGGGGGAATTGCCCGCGCGGCGGGAAGCCCAAGAGGCGCGAGGCAGGTTGTTCGTATCCTTCACTCCATGAGTAGAAAATATAAACTTCCTTGGCACCGGGTCATCAACGCCAAAGGAATGATCTCCTTGACTGAAGATGAGTCTAGTTCCGTCCAGAAACTTTATTTGCAGGAAGAAGGGATTATTTTTGATGAAAAGGGCGCGGTAGATCTAAAGCAATTTCAATTTGATCCGGAATGTATGGATTAA
- a CDS encoding spore germination protein has translation MTGVTTVEKQTAGGNSKDSQKNTTSGQTPSKSLDEMMNLFRQIFKDDGTLRIRVLNNEYSESLRFGLVYVDGMVDKHMIQEGVIKPLMAFDFTRMDDGNTAELMEKIRTQVINITDVVASTDLNEMISAIIAGKTLLLLDGYAGVLNINAQGWETKAITEPVTEKSVYGPREGFTESLLVNLTQIRRRLQDPDLKFIFSQIGTRSNTQICICYMESLASPSIIKELQDRLKQVDIDLILDTAYLSELIRDEPFSPFEMTGSTERPDSLVSKMMEGRVALLIEGSPYAMTVPYLFVENFQASSDYYINYYFGSFNRMLRMVGAFLSISIPALYVALVTFSQEMIPTQLLLSIATSRVAVPFPTVVEAVFMLTIFEILREAGERIPTYIGQAISIVGALVLGQAAVEARLVSAPMIIVVGLTGIMTLLNPRLTGPLIVVRALLLIASFMLGVYGYFLGILGLVIHLMSLRSFGVSYMLGIGSIRPQDIKDTAIRAPWWHMHLRPAMIGARNRKRKGSSKIERRP, from the coding sequence GTGACAGGAGTGACTACTGTGGAGAAACAGACAGCAGGAGGTAACAGCAAAGATTCTCAAAAAAATACAACGTCTGGGCAGACTCCGAGTAAATCGCTAGATGAAATGATGAACCTGTTTCGACAAATATTCAAGGATGATGGCACCCTTAGAATCAGAGTGCTAAATAATGAGTACAGTGAAAGTCTTCGCTTCGGATTAGTCTATGTTGACGGGATGGTTGACAAGCATATGATTCAGGAGGGAGTTATTAAGCCATTGATGGCTTTTGATTTCACCAGAATGGATGATGGCAACACAGCTGAACTGATGGAGAAGATTCGGACGCAGGTCATTAACATTACTGATGTGGTTGCCTCTACAGATTTGAATGAAATGATCAGTGCGATTATAGCTGGCAAGACTTTATTGCTGCTCGACGGTTATGCTGGTGTTCTCAATATTAATGCACAAGGCTGGGAGACAAAGGCTATTACGGAGCCAGTCACCGAGAAAAGTGTTTATGGTCCGCGGGAAGGATTTACAGAATCGCTGCTAGTTAACCTGACTCAAATCCGTCGAAGACTACAAGATCCTGATCTGAAGTTTATTTTTAGCCAGATCGGGACACGTTCCAACACACAGATATGTATCTGCTATATGGAAAGCCTGGCATCACCAAGTATTATTAAAGAATTGCAGGATCGACTTAAGCAGGTGGATATAGATCTTATTCTGGATACGGCATATCTTTCGGAATTAATAAGAGACGAACCCTTTTCACCCTTTGAAATGACAGGAAGCACAGAACGACCGGATTCCTTAGTCAGTAAAATGATGGAGGGTAGAGTGGCCTTACTCATAGAAGGTAGTCCGTATGCGATGACCGTACCCTATCTATTTGTGGAAAATTTTCAAGCAAGCTCTGATTATTACATTAACTATTATTTTGGTTCATTTAACCGAATGCTAAGAATGGTTGGAGCTTTTCTGTCTATTAGTATTCCCGCACTTTATGTGGCTTTGGTCACCTTCAGTCAGGAAATGATACCGACCCAGTTATTGCTCAGCATTGCTACTTCAAGAGTAGCAGTCCCCTTTCCGACAGTAGTAGAGGCAGTGTTCATGTTAACGATATTTGAAATCCTAAGAGAGGCAGGAGAACGGATTCCTACCTATATTGGACAGGCGATCAGTATCGTAGGGGCTCTTGTGTTAGGGCAGGCGGCCGTAGAAGCAAGATTAGTAAGTGCTCCGATGATTATTGTAGTCGGTTTAACCGGAATTATGACGCTGCTCAATCCTAGATTGACGGGTCCATTAATTGTAGTAAGAGCACTTCTACTAATTGCAAGCTTTATGCTAGGGGTTTACGGGTACTTTCTCGGGATACTCGGGCTTGTTATTCATTTGATGAGTCTGCGCTCCTTTGGGGTATCATACATGCTTGGGATAGGCTCTATCCGTCCGCAGGATATTAAAGATACAGCGATCAGGGCACCGTGGTGGCATATGCATCTGCGTCCAGCGATGATCGGGGCACGAAACAGGAAGAGAAAAGGGTCCAGTAAAATAGAGAGAAGGCCATGA
- a CDS encoding Ger(x)C family spore germination protein — MLKKVILAFISLILLISVTGCWNYSEVDDISIVAGVGIDKGESEGELSVTVEIVDTKEGMKSSPAGFKILTLSGKTIFEIARGIISITGKKLFWSHSKAIVLSEEVAREGVIKVIDWYNRDTETRSDVYIFVSKEKTAKEVISLSSVTESITAFALAQQMRSEKNVSTAPVVEIWDFIDKLEASGEFAMAPLINIHEQNKTKNAQVSGTAIFRMDKMVGTISGEETKYMLFAINQIEGGVLPLNDEQGKPAFSLEILSNKTKVKPVWIDGKLQMQINTETQVGLDEVMTPEEFNNIDSKNVLEKRAGKELQKRILSVIHRVQQDYHADIFGFGELVHERMPQTWKKVKENWGQEFSELDVVVNSKVIIKSSGQTSRSIQTH, encoded by the coding sequence ATGCTAAAAAAGGTAATCCTGGCCTTTATATCCCTGATCCTTCTTATAAGTGTAACTGGCTGTTGGAACTACTCTGAAGTGGATGATATATCGATTGTAGCCGGGGTGGGGATTGACAAGGGCGAATCTGAAGGGGAACTGTCGGTAACGGTAGAGATTGTGGATACGAAGGAAGGGATGAAATCAAGTCCAGCTGGATTTAAAATACTAACACTCTCTGGCAAGACGATTTTTGAGATTGCGCGAGGAATAATCTCCATAACAGGAAAAAAATTATTTTGGAGTCATTCCAAAGCGATTGTTCTCAGTGAAGAGGTAGCCCGGGAAGGAGTTATCAAAGTGATTGATTGGTATAACAGAGATACAGAGACACGATCGGATGTATACATATTCGTCTCTAAAGAGAAGACGGCTAAGGAAGTGATCAGTCTAAGCAGTGTAACGGAAAGTATTACAGCCTTTGCACTAGCACAACAGATGAGGTCTGAGAAGAATGTCAGTACGGCTCCCGTCGTGGAAATTTGGGATTTCATTGATAAGTTAGAGGCTTCTGGTGAATTTGCAATGGCTCCACTTATTAATATTCATGAACAAAATAAGACGAAAAATGCTCAGGTAAGTGGGACAGCTATATTCAGAATGGATAAAATGGTTGGCACGATCAGCGGTGAAGAAACGAAATATATGCTGTTTGCCATAAATCAAATCGAGGGTGGGGTGCTACCCTTAAATGATGAACAAGGAAAACCTGCCTTTTCGCTTGAGATTCTGTCCAATAAAACAAAAGTAAAGCCAGTATGGATCGATGGCAAATTGCAAATGCAAATTAACACAGAAACGCAAGTCGGACTGGATGAGGTAATGACTCCGGAAGAATTCAATAATATTGATAGCAAGAACGTTCTTGAGAAGCGGGCCGGAAAGGAATTACAGAAGCGGATCCTTTCCGTCATCCATAGGGTTCAGCAGGATTATCATGCCGATATTTTTGGGTTTGGAGAGCTTGTGCATGAGAGAATGCCGCAAACCTGGAAGAAAGTTAAGGAAAACTGGGGACAGGAATTTTCCGAATTGGACGTTGTTGTAAATTCCAAAGTGATTATTAAGAGTAGTGGGCAAACCTCTAGATCTATCCAGACTCATTAA
- a CDS encoding endospore germination permease, with translation MNKEIIPVGHMISVTVLFTVGTSIFMGLLGQSGNSKWIALLFAMVLVVPLILIYARLHVLFPGKDLFDMLIAVYGRVLGRMISCLYIWYAFHLGALALRVFGEFSRLIALTETPMLVPMLCLGLLCVWVVKAGIEVLGRSAKLLLLFTIVVNLIIFILSISKLEYHHVLPLVDKGWYSVFSDTLSTCSVTFAEIIIILGAFSTISNKAAGKKILFGGVLISGMIILSATLRNLLMLGPEVVSSLNFPSYVSASRINVGDFLSRIEASTAVVFVITTFIKASLCLYVASCGVAKVFKLKSYRSVVLQLGLLMIYFADFVYKDMMEMQYFFYHIYKFYAFPFQVIIPLALWICAEIMVIRSKHKQQSVSQQ, from the coding sequence ATGAATAAGGAGATCATTCCTGTAGGGCATATGATTAGCGTTACGGTTTTGTTTACTGTAGGAACTTCCATATTTATGGGCTTGCTAGGACAATCCGGTAACAGCAAGTGGATCGCTCTACTTTTTGCCATGGTACTTGTAGTTCCTCTTATACTGATATACGCAAGACTTCATGTTCTTTTTCCGGGTAAGGATCTGTTTGATATGCTGATCGCTGTATATGGAAGAGTTCTCGGGCGAATGATCTCCTGTCTCTATATTTGGTATGCTTTCCATCTGGGGGCACTGGCTCTTAGGGTCTTTGGAGAATTCAGTAGATTGATCGCTTTGACTGAAACACCGATGCTTGTTCCTATGCTATGTCTTGGGTTATTGTGCGTTTGGGTGGTTAAGGCGGGGATTGAGGTGCTGGGAAGAAGTGCGAAACTTCTGCTTCTATTTACTATAGTTGTCAATTTGATTATTTTCATATTATCTATTTCAAAGCTGGAATATCATCACGTACTCCCTTTAGTTGATAAAGGCTGGTATTCGGTGTTTAGCGATACTCTGAGTACATGTTCTGTTACATTTGCAGAGATTATAATAATACTGGGGGCATTTAGTACTATATCGAACAAAGCCGCAGGTAAGAAAATATTATTTGGTGGTGTACTGATTTCTGGGATGATTATTCTTTCGGCTACGCTACGTAATCTATTGATGCTCGGCCCTGAAGTAGTGTCCAGTCTGAATTTTCCCTCTTATGTGTCTGCGAGTCGTATTAATGTAGGTGATTTTCTGTCCCGAATTGAGGCTTCCACAGCTGTTGTATTTGTAATCACAACCTTCATAAAAGCGAGCTTATGTCTGTATGTAGCTAGCTGCGGAGTAGCTAAAGTATTCAAGTTAAAAAGTTATCGCTCCGTTGTGCTTCAGCTGGGACTGCTCATGATTTATTTTGCCGATTTTGTGTACAAGGACATGATGGAAATGCAGTATTTTTTCTACCATATTTATAAATTCTATGCCTTTCCATTTCAGGTGATTATTCCACTGGCATTATGGATATGCGCTGAGATTATGGTTATTAGGAGTAAACATAAGCAGCAGTCAGTGTCACAACAATAG
- a CDS encoding antibiotic biosynthesis monooxygenase, protein MILEAAMLQVKPGLTTEFEKSFKEASSLISSIEGYMGHELQHCLEDNHKYLLLVKWRTLEDHTVGFRESSQYREWKALLHHYYDPFPVVEHFTCINLD, encoded by the coding sequence ATGATTTTGGAAGCTGCAATGTTGCAAGTGAAGCCTGGTTTGACTACTGAATTTGAAAAAAGCTTCAAGGAGGCATCGAGCTTAATCTCCTCCATAGAGGGCTATATGGGGCATGAACTCCAACATTGCTTGGAGGACAATCATAAGTATCTGCTGCTTGTGAAGTGGAGAACACTTGAAGATCACACTGTAGGCTTCAGAGAATCTAGCCAGTATCGGGAATGGAAGGCACTGCTGCACCATTACTACGATCCATTTCCGGTAGTTGAGCACTTTACCTGTATTAATCTGGACTAA